The Aeromicrobium yanjiei DNA segment GCTGAGCGACTGGCGTGAGCTGGTCGCGCACGAGGAGGTGGACCTGGTCTGCGTGACCGGGCCCAACTTCATCCACCGTGACGTCGCGGTCGCCGCGGCGCAGGCGGGCAAGCACCTGTGGGTCGAGAAGCCCGCAGGTCGCGACTCGGCCGAGACCGCGCAGATCGCGGCAGCCGTCGAGGCCGCGGGCGTCCAGGCTGCGACCGGCTTCAACTACCGCAACGTCCCGGCCGTCGAGCGGGCCCGCTCGATCGTCGCGTCGGGTCGCATCGGCACGGTCGAGCACACCACGGTGCGATTCCTCGCCGACTACTCGGCCGATCCGGACGCGGCGCTGTCGTGGCGGTTCCAGAACGAGTTCTCCGGCAGCGGGGTGCTGGGCGACCTGGTCAGCCACGCCGCCGACCTGGTGCAGCACGTCGTCGCGCCGATCGAGGAGCTCGTGGTGGACCGGGCGACGTTCATCCCGCAGCGGCGGGCGGCGCTGCCGGGAGCCATGCACTACGAGAGGGGCGCCGGCGAGCTCGGGGACGTGGAGAACGAGGACTACGTCAGCGCGCTGCTGCGCCTCGCCGACGGCTCGCGGGGGATCCTGGAGTCCAGCCGCACCGCGGTGGGGGAGCAGAACACGTACGGCTTCGAGGTGCACGGCACCCGGGGCGCGGTCGCGTGGGACTTCCGGCGGATGAACGAGCTGCGGGTGTGCGAGGGGCAGGACTACCTCAACGCGTTCTACGCCACGCAGTACGCGGGTCCCGGCGACGGGGAGCTCAGCGCGTTC contains these protein-coding regions:
- a CDS encoding Gfo/Idh/MocA family protein, with product MTNDLRVGIVGFGWMGQVHARALSRLLQHYPDAPLRPRLVAVADNAPDDRTQRAAAAYGFEHLLSDWRELVAHEEVDLVCVTGPNFIHRDVAVAAAQAGKHLWVEKPAGRDSAETAQIAAAVEAAGVQAATGFNYRNVPAVERARSIVASGRIGTVEHTTVRFLADYSADPDAALSWRFQNEFSGSGVLGDLVSHAADLVQHVVAPIEELVVDRATFIPQRRAALPGAMHYERGAGELGDVENEDYVSALLRLADGSRGILESSRTAVGEQNTYGFEVHGTRGAVAWDFRRMNELRVCEGQDYLNAFYATQYAGPGDGELSAFQPGTNNPIGFDDLKVVEARRLVESIATGKPVGATIHDALAAARVVDAMILSADERKWVTL